Proteins found in one Salmo salar chromosome ssa26, Ssal_v3.1, whole genome shotgun sequence genomic segment:
- the LOC106587904 gene encoding uncharacterized protein DR_0269: MTDGPETPPNYEEQFAHRFSLEDREYQQYVSRPANPPPLVEDWGGRGGGNNRGRDNRSQDRGGYRGWGGDRDRGGDRDRGGDRDRGGDRDRGGDRDRGGDRDRGGDRDRGGDRDRGGDRDRGRDRDRGGDRRYGQGGGGHQSGRYNSYNQRPSHYDRY, encoded by the exons ATGACAGATGGTCCAGAAACGCCGCCTAACTATGAGGAGCAGTTTGCTCACCGGTTTTCTCTCGAGGACCGGGAGTACCAGCAGTACGTGAGTCGCCCCGCCAACCCCCCGCCACTGGTAGAGGACTGGGGGGGGCGTGGAGGCGGAAACAACCGGGGCAGAGACAACAG ATCCCAGGACCGTGGCGGGTACAGGGGTTGGGGTGGGGACAGGGACCGCGGAGGGGACAGGGACCGCGGAGGGGACAGGGACCGCGGAGGGGACAGGGACCGCGGGGGGGACAGGGACCGCGGGGGGGACAGGGACCGCGGGGGGGACAGGGACCGCGGGGGAGACAGGGACCGCGGAGGGGACAGGGACCGCGGAAGGGACAGGGACCGCGGAGGGGACAGGCGTTACGGCCAGGGTGGTGGTGGGCATCAGTCTGGAAGATACAACTCCTACAACCAGAGACCATCACATTACGACCGCTACTGA